The stretch of DNA CAGGTACTATAGGCAACTGATAGGAACCGCAATGGGGGCCAAATTTGCGCCCTCATATGCTGGACTGTTTATGGCAATGTGGGAGGAAGAATATATTTATGGAGTAGATAACCCATACCATGATGACATTGTGGGATGGTTTCGCTACATAGATGATGTCATCATGGTATGGGATGGTGATGCGAATGAATTGTCTGGCTTTTTGCATTATGTTAACAGCAATATATACGATATCAATTTCACTCTGGAACATGATATGCAAAAGATTAATTTTTTGGATCTGACTTTCTATATAGAAAAGGGACAAGTTAATACGAAACTTTTCAGGAAACCAGTGGCAGGCAATACTATCCTGAGAAGAGATTCGTTTCATCCAGAACATACAGTGAAATCGATACCATATGCACAACTAGTGAGACTTCATAGGAATTGTTCCAGTTACGATGTGTTTAAAGAACAGGCAAGGCATGAATGTGAGAGGCTTGGGGAAAGAGGatataaaaaatgtgatttgcaAATGGCATTACAAAGAGTTGATGAGCTGAGAATCAAAAATAACAGCAAAAGTGACAAAAAAGGTGAAAAAGTCAAAATTACTAATGctgaaaagagagaagaaataaGGTGTATTCTAGATTTTGGTGTCCAATATAAAAAAATCGGAAAAGTAATTAAAAGAAATTGGAATATATTACAGGCAGATCCAATATTGAAACAGTTAAATATTCAACCGGGGGTAGTTAGTAGAAAAGCTAAATCCCTAGCAGGTATTGTAGCCCCTAATAAATTAAGGTCAAAAGGAAAATTGACCAAAGGAACAACATGGTTAGGTGATCCAAAAGGTTTCTTCCCCTGTAAGCATTGCAAGTCATGTAAATATAGCAGTAATAAAAAGACTTTTTCAAGTAAAAATActgataaagaatataaaattgaTGCTTATATCTCATGTCAAACACAATACGTAATTTATTGTCTACAATGTGAATGTGGTTCCCTCTATATAGGACGTACTATAAGACAGCTGAGAACAAGATTAGGAGAACATCTGAGAGGTTTAAAGAATAAAGATAGTGATAATCCGCTATATAAACACTTTGATTATGtgcataaaggaaaacaaatgaaatttaatatgtttggcatagataaaatagatgaaaaaagtgAAGGGAATTTGGTAACCAAACTTTTACGATTGGAATCTAAATGGATATTTACGCTGGATACTGTGATACCAAaaggaatgaatacaaaatttCAGCTAAAACCTTTCCTTATATCACCTTGGAATTAAGATAAATAGGAGATGTTATAATGTTGAACCGAATAAAATTGAAAAAACTGTGTAAAGAAATTGTATACATTGTATGAATTGTTATTATGTTAAACTGAAAAAATAGTATTAAGTCAACTGGTCTGGGTCATCATGGtcatgaaaaagtcatgaaaaaattatggttatgaaaaaatcataattaGAGAAAAAATTCATATTAAGAGTCTGTAATATGTagttttatattgcatatatttattggttttattatttgtattgagTACTAGTGTACACTTAGGATGTTGATGCATCTTGGAGGTCTCAGGGTTTTTATGTTCAATATTAACATCTATAATAAAGGTATATGATATGAGGTTAAATTGATTAATTACTGTTATGGCCATATGGCTATAATACTAGCCTTTGGCATTTAGGGAATCTCCAGGATGCAACAACATTGGGTGGTTTTTAAGTATTATTGGAATAGAATCCTATGCACAACTATGCACAATTATGCACTTTAATATGTGGGATCAATTAAGATATTTGTCTTTATAAGCTCTTTGAGCCGTAGATTTATTGATCTATTTATTTAATcaattttgtttatgttttgaggtttttttgtgttttgaatttattggtgtgtttctaatataatgatataatatgtgCTATATACAGGGCGACCTGAAAGCCCATGGCTATGTATGTCTTATAAATTTGATATGTTATTAGCTTGGTATGGGGTGTTTAGGTagccctgcacactgtatatttaacaaattaagggtatataagggaagtgacacaagtaaaccacacctcctctgatgaagcgccacatggtgcgaaacgcgttaggagattaggatgcacctggtcattgtttggtatagtatgcttttcatataatttatgttgttgttaatttgagccaataaatgttgttgtttttattccactgaaaatctttgctatttattcttatactgatTCAGGACTTATTCAGTGGAATATAACTAGTAGATTCTctttctgaaacctatttattacttactgttttattataggaGCTGAGTGAGTTTaggcatttaaataaaatagcGTTGtatactaagaaatcaataaaacattaattaaacccaataggattattttacatccagtaaggagtaattatatcttagttgggatcaagtacaggtactgttttattattacagagaaaagggaatcatttaaccatgaaataaacccaatagggctgttctgcccccaataaggggtaattatatcttagttgggatcaagtacaggtactgttttattattacagagaaaagggaatcatttaaccattaaataaacccaatagggctgttctgccccaataaggggtaattatatcttagttgggatcaagtacaggtactgttttattattacagagaaaagggaatcatttaactattaaataaacccaatagggctgttctgcccccaataaggggtaattatatcttagttgggatcaagtacaggtactgttttattattacagagaaaagggaatcatttaaccatgaaataaacccaataggactgttctgccccaataaggggtaattataccttagttgggatcaagtataggtactgctttattactacagagaaagaggaaaacagttttaaaattttgaatcatttgattaatatggagtctatgggagacgggctttccgtaattcggagctttctgaataacgggtttctagataagggatcccatacctgtatatagtattaTACAATTGTGTCCAAAAATGTTATTTCTTCTTCAGTGCTCCTTGTATGGTAGATTTAATATCTTTATTCCTTATGCTATAGATGAGGGGATTAAGCATTGGAGTCACAACAGTGTAAATAACAGATGCAGTCTTCTCTGTGCTAAGAGAGTATCTGGAGTGAGGGCGCAAATACATGAACATAACAGGCCCATAGTACAGAGAGACCACTGTGAGATGGGAGGCACATGTAGAGAAAGCTTTATGTCTTCCTTTAATGGAACGGATATTTAGAATAGTGGAGATTATATAAGCATATGAAAAAAGAGTCAATATAAAGGCACTAAGGCCAAGAGTACAAGCCGAGATGTACATTGATACCTCGTGAAGCCAAGTATCTTGGCAAGACAGATGTAAAATGACAGGTatctcacagaaaaaatggttgacATGGGAcctacaaaatggcagctgtaagGTGTATGGTACATGAAAACTAGAATTGATACAACCCAAAGCCCAGCAGACAGCAGCCATGGAAATGCAGAACTTCTTATTTGTTATTGTATTATAGTGCAGAGGCTTACAGATGGCTATATACCTGTCATAGGCCATAATAGCAAGAATTATACACTCTGACGCAATAAGGGCTGAATGGAAAAACATCTGAGAAGCACAATCATGGCGTGAAATACTTGTATCCTGAGTTATTGTAATTATGATAAGTTTAGGGACTATTGAGGAACTTAGGCCAATGTCAATGATGGACAGGTTGCTTAAGAAGAAATACATCGGGGTGTGAAGCCGCAAATTGATTCTCACCGCGATAATAAGTAGAGCGTTTACTGACAATGCCAGTATATACATGATGAGAAATATTAGGACGCTCAAGGCCTTAAGGAATGGGGTATCAGCAAGACTGAGGAGAAAGAACTGGTTGGAAGATGTTTCATTTGAGATCTCCATAACTCTTCACTGCAGCTAAGCAATACCGGTAAATATACTGGGATCTCACTCATGCCATTTGCTGGTTGGCCACCTTCAAAACTTCATTACTTATCATGCCAATTACGATATTCTATGGCTGCAAAATAATGTGTATTACAGGGAAACTAGGCAGTATGTAATCAAAACCAAGAATCACCTCTGTATCAGTTCCTCTGTTTGTATTTACTGGTGGGTAAATGTTCCATCCTGCAACTGAATTTCAATGTATTCTAATCTGCCTCACAATGGACTTGCACAACGTAATTTCCTTCCAATGCATCCAAAGCTGGGTATACAGTATAAACACTGTGTGGTCAGGAAGGTCCAAACTCCATGGAGGTGGCAACGAGTGAATCTAGGGAGCGAACCAATGACAGAAATCAGATAAGATACTGAATAAAGCTGGGCAAGCAGACACCAACATGTTGGCAGCTATTCCAAATATCCCAATGGAGAACTCCGGTGTTCTTAGTGTGCATCTAGATCTACATCAAATCCTTATTACAATGTTACAGGTTAATAGATGTAGATCCTGCTTGTTTGTGTGATGATGGAAAACACAAGGGGTTAGGTGAACCTCTCTGGACCTCCATCAGATTGTAGGACAAGGCTTAAAAGTGTAGATGGGCACTTAATTATTAAAGGCTGTGCTGCATTTAGCCAGTATTTGGGCCACAAGACTTTCAGGATTAGGAATTGAGCATTGTAGCAAAACAGGCAAATAGTCTCAAGCACAGGCACAACTGTCAGAAGAATTCAGGAAACAGGCCAGGAGTCAATAAACTAGAGAATTAGATCAATTGTACATATAGTGCACCCAGGTACTGCTCCTAATGTAGATCTACAATGGCAAAGTCTGGAAGGAGCTGAGTGAGTTTaggcatttaaataaaatagcGTTGtatactaagaaatcaataaaacattaattaaacccaataggattattttacatccagtaaggagtaattatatcttagttgggatcaagtacaggtactgttttattattacagagaaaagggaatcatttaaccatgaaataaacccaatagggctgttctgcccccaataaggggtaattatatcttagttgggatcaagtacaggtactgttttattattacagagaaaagggaatcatttaaccattaaataaacccaatagggctgttctgcccccaataaggggtaattatatcttagttgggatcaagtacaggtactgttttattattacagagaaaagggaatcatttaaacatgaaataaacccgatagggctgttctgcccccaataaggggtaattatatcttagttgggatcaagtacaggtactgttttattattacagagaaaagggaatcatttaaccatgaaataaacccaatagggctcttctgcccccaataaggggtaattatatcttagttgggatcaagtacaggtactgttttattattacagagaaaagggaatcatttaaccattaaataaacccaatagggctgttctgcccccaataaggggtaattatatcttagttgggatcaagtacaggtactgttttattattacagagaaaagggaatcatttaaccatgaaataaacccaatagggctgttctgcccccaataaggggtaattatatcttagttgggatcaagtacaggtactgttttattattacagagaaaagggaatcatttaaccattaaataaacccaatagggctgttctgcccccaataaggggtaattatatcttagttgggatcaagtacaggtactgttttattattacagagaaaagggaatcatttaaccatgaaataaacccaatagggctgttctgcccccaataaggggtaattatatcttagttgggatcaagtacaggtactgttttattattacagagaaaagggaatcatttaaccatgaaataaacccaatagggctgttctgccccaataaggggtaattatatcttagttgggatcaagtacaggtactgttttattattacagagaaaagggaatcatttaaccatgaaataaacccaatagggctgttctgccccaataaggggtaattatatcttagttgggatcaagtacaggtactgttttattattacagagaaaagggaatcatttaaccatgaaataaacccaatagggctgttctgcccccaataaggggtaattatatcttagttgggatcaagtacaggtactgttttattattacagagaaaagggaatcatttaaccattaaataaacccaatagggctgttctgcccccaataaggggtaattatatcttagttgggatcaagtacaggtactgttttattattacagagaaaagggaatcatttaaccatgaaat from Xenopus tropicalis strain Nigerian chromosome 8, UCB_Xtro_10.0, whole genome shotgun sequence encodes:
- the LOC108648285 gene encoding olfactory receptor 1019 is translated as MEISNETSSNQFFLLSLADTPFLKALSVLIFLIMYILALSVNALLIIAVRINLRLHTPMYFFLSNLSIIDIGLSSSIVPKLIIITITQDTSISRHDCASQMFFHSALIASECIILAIMAYDRYIAICKPLHYNTITNKKFCISMAAVCWALGCINSSFHVPYTLQLPFCRSHVNHFFCEIPVILHLSCQDTWLHEVSMYISACTLGLSAFILTLFSYAYIISTILNIRSIKGRHKAFSTCASHLTVVSLYYGPVMFMYLRPHSRYSLSTEKTASVIYTVVTPMLNPLIYSIRNKDIKSTIQGALKKK